Within Flavobacteriales bacterium, the genomic segment CTCACCTGAAATTGGTGCAACCATTTGGGAAATTACCGTAAAAGGAACGGCAGGAAAAACCACGCCAACACCAGTAGGTCAACTCAATGGAGCACCTGTTTTGGGGTACGTTTTCCCAACTTCCTTGAAGCCAACTGATGTTGGATTTGGCAACACCGAAGGCATTGTAGCTCTAGCCTTAACTTCACATCCTGATTTTGACGACACGCCACTTTGGGATGAAAACAATGATGGCAACTATGGAAATGACGGCATAGTGTGGCATCCACATTGGGTGGTATTAACAGAAGACAAACGTGTGGAAGGTGGTTTAGCAGTAAAGCAATTCGACCCCAAAGACACAACAGTAGTTTTACCTCCTACTAATCCTGGAATGCCAATGTATATGGATTCTCCTGGTTTTCAGGTTATCACAAAAGGAAACACGATTAGAGTTGTTGTTCCCGATTATCGAATGAACAATAAGAAAGATTTCTCCTATGACGGTGTTGCAGCCTATATGCAAGTAAATACAGGCGGTGATGGTGGACACGGTGGCGGAGACAAACCAATGCTTGGCGTTTACAAAGTGTATTCTATAGCAAGCGGTAATTTATCCCTACCATATAAAGTTAAGTAATTTTATTTGCCCTGTAAAGTTAGGATTCCTATCTTTGCAGGGTATTATTTTTCAAGTAAAGCAAAAGAAAATGAGAATTTTAAGTTTATCAATCATATTGCTGTTTGCGTTATCTGCAAACGCACAAAACAATAAAACAAAAACAATGGAAGTAGCAGTTTGGGACACCTATGTAACTAAGAAAGATGGTAGCGTAATGCACTTTGACATTATTGCACCATCATCAGTAAAAGACACTGCCGTTATTTACGAATATGGCAGAGTATATCTGAAAACTAAAGGTCAAGAAGGACAGCCCTTAACATCAAAAGAATGTAGGTTTTGCCACGTTAGAAGTATACAACCACAATGGGAAGCCGACATAAAAAAACAAGGATATTTTATTCTTGAAATGGAAAATTGCGAATAAATGAAACATTCATCTTTTCACTTAACGGAACAAAACCAAAAAATTGAAAGTCGCATTGTTGTTGCTTTGGAACGAATTTCAGAAGCATTCAGAGTATTGTTATGGAATGAAAGTAAAGAAAACTCATTAAGCCCGATACAAATTCAAATTTTGATTTTCATCTATTTTCATTCAACAGAAAAATGCAAGGTGGGTTATTTAGCTGATGAGTTCAATATGACAAAAGCCACAATTAGCGATAGCGTAAAAGTGTTACTTTCAAAAGAATTAGTAACAAAGGAAACTGACCCCATTGACACAAGGAGTTTTTCGCTATCACTTACAAACGAAGGAAAAAAAATAGCAAAAAAGGCATCATTATTTGCTTCATCAATAGAACAACCCATTGAAAAACTAACACAGGAACAAAAAACAATAATGCTTAATGGATTGCTAAAATTGATTTACGACCTAAATAAATCAGGCATCATCACTATTCAAAGAATGTGTTTTACTTGCTCTAACTATCAACTTGAAAAAGGTGTTCACTACTGCAAACTTTTGAAAAGTCAACTTGCTGAAAACGAATTGAGAGTGGATTGCCCTGAACACGAATTGCAGATATGAGCTTCATAATCGAAAACATAGCAAACATTAAGAGTAGAATAAGAGCAGCAGCCGGATTTTCGGGCAGAAACCCCAATGAAATTAAACTTCTATTAGCAACAAAAACAGTTTCGGCTACAAATATTATTACTGCCTTGGAAACCGGTGAAACCCTGATTGGAGAAAATAAGGTGCAGGAACTCAAAGAGAAATTTGAAGCAATAAAAGTTATCCCACACCAAACCCATTTCATAGGACATCTTCAAACCAACAAAGTCAAGGAAGTTATAAAATATGCCGACTGCATACAATCTGTTGACAGGTTGGAATTAGCTGAAAAATTGCAAAAGAGATTAGAATTTGAAGATAGAACCATTGATGTTTTTATCCAAGTTAACACCTCTTATGAAGCAAGTAAGTTTGGTGTTTCACCCGAAAATACTTTGACTTTTGCTCAACAAGTTAAACAACTTGACCGATTAAACATAAAAGGCTTAATGACTATCGGACTTTTTTCTGCGGAAACACAAAAAGTTCGAAAATGCTTTCAATTGCTCAAAAACATTCAACTAAGTATGCTAGATAAAGACTTATCTGTTCACGACTTATCAATGGGAATGAGTAACGACTTAGAAACAGCCATTGAAGAAGGCTCAACGATAATTCGAGTTGGAACTGCAATATTCGGCAAACGACCTTATCCGGACAGCTATTATTGGAATGATAAGATAGAAACCAACCCACAGGTGTAAGCACATTTGCAAACCGCT encodes:
- a CDS encoding YggS family pyridoxal phosphate-dependent enzyme, with product MSFIIENIANIKSRIRAAAGFSGRNPNEIKLLLATKTVSATNIITALETGETLIGENKVQELKEKFEAIKVIPHQTHFIGHLQTNKVKEVIKYADCIQSVDRLELAEKLQKRLEFEDRTIDVFIQVNTSYEASKFGVSPENTLTFAQQVKQLDRLNIKGLMTIGLFSAETQKVRKCFQLLKNIQLSMLDKDLSVHDLSMGMSNDLETAIEEGSTIIRVGTAIFGKRPYPDSYYWNDKIETNPQV
- a CDS encoding DUF2024 family protein — protein: MEVAVWDTYVTKKDGSVMHFDIIAPSSVKDTAVIYEYGRVYLKTKGQEGQPLTSKECRFCHVRSIQPQWEADIKKQGYFILEMENCE
- a CDS encoding winged helix-turn-helix transcriptional regulator is translated as MKHSSFHLTEQNQKIESRIVVALERISEAFRVLLWNESKENSLSPIQIQILIFIYFHSTEKCKVGYLADEFNMTKATISDSVKVLLSKELVTKETDPIDTRSFSLSLTNEGKKIAKKASLFASSIEQPIEKLTQEQKTIMLNGLLKLIYDLNKSGIITIQRMCFTCSNYQLEKGVHYCKLLKSQLAENELRVDCPEHELQI